One segment of Rosa chinensis cultivar Old Blush chromosome 6, RchiOBHm-V2, whole genome shotgun sequence DNA contains the following:
- the LOC112170699 gene encoding uncharacterized protein LOC112170699 codes for MDLEYIPRERNFAANELSQLATGVTLKYEVRERILKVERCTLPSWLARSDPPDESTMAALDPIDVDWHIWLITYLKQPNPTIDRKIHFLALNYFLRGDELRRPGEDGIDFRFGIPEVLVSDKGATFMGADVEKLVNDCDIQFIHSTPYYAQSNGHAEAILPLEVNVQSLRVQDQNHLIGEDYVQAIWQEHEDISDKRLEALDSLVMEKQLITLAYDKRMCGRSYKEGELVWKAILPLGEKLTGHGKWTLRWEGPFVVHRILERGAFHLKYLDADIHHNPINGRFLKKYYPSVWEFKDPPALPVSGTGGQP; via the exons ATGGACTTGGAGTATATTCCTCGCGAGCGCAACTTCGCGGCTAATGAACTTTCTCAATTGGCTACAGGCGTTACCTTGAAATATGAGGTTCGCGAGCGAATTCTCAAAGTTGAGCGATGTACGCTGCCTTCGTGGCTTGCACGATCTGACCCACCAGACGAGTCCACAATGGCGGCTCTTGATCCTATTGATGTGGATTGGCATATCTGGTTAATCACCTACCTCAAGCAGCCAAATCCCACTATAGATAGGAAAATCCATTTTCTGGCACTAAATTACTTCCTTAGAGGCGATGAGCTACGTCGACCTGGCGAAGATGGCATCGATTTCAG GTTTGGCATCCCAGAGGTTTTGGTATCTGACAAGGGGGCAACATTCATGGGTGCTGATGTAGAGAAGCTCGTCAATGACTGTGATATCCAGTTTATCCATAGCACGCCATATTACGCTCAATCCAATGGTCATGCtgaggcca TTCTCCCTTTGGAAGTGAATGTTCAGTCCCTGCGCGTCCAAGATCAGAATCATTTgatcggtgaagattatgtccaggctaTATGGCAAGAGCATGAAGACATTAGCGATAAGCGCTTAGAGGCTTTGGACAGCTTAGTGATGGAAAAGCAACTCATCACTCTTGCCTATGATAAGCGGATGTGCGGCCGCAGTTACAAAGAGGGTGAACTGGTTTGGAAGGCGATTTTGCCATTGGGCGAGAAGTTGACTGGCCACGGTAAGTGGACTCTGCGttgggaaggaccctttgtcGTTCACAGAATTTTGGAGCGCGGGGCGTTTCACCTGAAATATTTGGACGCCGACATCCACCACAACCCCATCAATGGCAGattcttgaagaaatattaTCCTAGCGTTTGGGAGTTCAAAGATCCACCTGCTCTGCCGGTTTCTGGGACTGGGGGGCAACCATAG
- the LOC112170698 gene encoding uncharacterized protein LOC112170698, producing MNSKIQVLVKEEVEKMHKSSIIRVAKYNQWLSNIVHVRKKNGKLRVYVDYRDLNVATPKDIYPMLVTDMLVDAVAGHELLSFMDGTAGQSEFVWDLQHQEAFDMIKAYLANLPVLVPPRPGFPLKLYISAAEASIGSLLAQDDEAGVEHAIFYLSWTLTDCETRYTPMEKLCLTLYFSAYKLRHYMLSFTTCIIAQTDLKAVKGQAITDFLAHHPMLDVPAIRDIEVVIEIVDRPDLACLPEYTMLYQATVSLQPWVLYFDGLRTETLAGAGVILENPAGDRFSYSFQLEFRCPNNQAKYKALIIGLEVLIELGVRDIQVRGDSLLVINQLCEKYRCSSYMLAPYLNRALELLA from the exons atgaaTTCGAAGATCCAAGTCCTAGTTAAAGAAGAAGTCGAGAAGATGCATAAATCAAGCATTATCAGGGTggccaagtacaatcagtggTTATCTAACATAGTGcatgttcgcaagaagaatggcaagttGCGAGTCTATGTggattacagagaccttaatgtggctacacctaaagatATTTATCCCATGCTGGTCacggatatgttggtagacgcAGTAGCGGGACATGAATTgttatccttcatggatggaACTGCA GGACAGAGTGAGTTTGTATGGGACCttcaacatcaagaggcttttgacatGATCAAGGCCTATCTGGCAAATCTGCCAGTACTAGTTCCCCCCAGGCCTGGTTTTCCCttaaaattatatatttcaGCAGCGGAGGCTTCCATTGGTAGCCTCCTCGCCCAGGATGACGAAGCTGGTGTCGAACACGCTATCTTTTACCTTAGTTGGACACTCacagattgcgaaacaaggtacactccaatggaaaagtTGTGCCTCACTCTTTACTTCTCCGCCTACAAGCTGCGacattacatgttatcctttactacttgtatCATCGCTCAGACCGATCTG AAAGCAGTGAAAGGACAAGCCATCACAGACTTTCTAGCGCATCACCCCATGTTGGACGTTCCCGCGATAAGAGACATAGAAGTCGTTATTGAAATTGTAGATCGCCCGGATTTGGCATGCTTACCTGAATACACCATGTTATATCAAGCCACAGTTTCACTCCAACcctgggtgttatattttgatgGCTTGCGAACGGAGACACTGGCTGGAGCCGGAGTCATCTTGGAAAATCCAGCTGGCGATCGTTTCTCATATTCCTTTCAGCTAGAGTTCCGGTGCCCCAACAATCAGGCCAAATACAAGGCCCTCATTATTGGCTTAGAGGTGTTGATAGAACTGGGAGTCAGAGACATCCAGGTACGTGGTGATTCTTTACTCGTGATCAATCAGCTTTGCGAGAAGTACAGATGCTCCAGCTACATGCTTGCACCATATTTGAATCGCGCTCTTGAACTTCTGGCCTAA